ATACCGTCATTGACGACCGCGCGCATCCGTTCGGTCAGGTTCTGTTTGACGATGCCGGAAATGACCGCCGGCTTTGACCCCTGGTCGAGAGCGGCGCAGGTCAGGTCACGGGCGGCATTCATCAGCCAGGTCTCGCCGGCGATGCGGGTGAGGACTTCTTCGATCCCTTCAAAACGGCCGATGGGCAGGCCGAACTGGCGGCGGACCGCAGCATAGGCCCCGGTATCCCGGGCCACCAGTTTGGCCGCACCGACACTGAGCGCCGGTAACGAGATGCCACGCCCGGCGGAAAGACATTGCATCAGCATCTGCCAGCCTTTGCCCGCGCCGCTGCGACCGCCGATGATCATCTCCAGGGGAATAAAGACATCATGCCCCCAGTTGGGGCCGTTCATGAACGGGACGTTGAGCGGGTTGTGGCGTTGGCCGATTTCGATGCCGGGCAGGTCGGTCGGCACCAGCGCACAGGTGATGCCGATATCCTCCTGCCCACCGAGCAGTCGCTCCGGATCGTAGAGGCGAAAGGCCAGCCCGAGCAGGGTCGCCACCGGGCCGAGGGTGATGTAACGTTTTTCCCAGTTGAGGCGGATTCCGGTGACCTGTTCCCCTTGCCATTCGCCGCTGCAGACCACACCCATATCCGGGATGGACGCTGCGTCACTGCCGGCATTGGGGCCGGTCAGGGCAAAACAGGGGACCTCTTCTCCACGCGCCAGACGGGGCAGGTAGTAATCCCGCTGCTCCTCGGTGCCGTAATGCATGAGCAGTTCGGCCGGGCCGAGGGAGTTGGGGACCATCACGGTGACCGCCGCGGTGAGGCTGCGGGAAGCCAGTTTGGTGATCAGAGCGCTGTTGGCCATGGCCGAAAATTCCAGGCCGCCATACTTTTTCGGAATGATCAGGGCAAAAAAGCCCTGTTCCTTGATCATTTTCCATGCCGCGGGGGGCAGATCCTGGCGCTGCTGGGTGATCTCCCAGTCGTCGAGCAACGCGCAGAGCTCATTGACCGGACCGTCCAGAAAGGCCTGCTCTTCCGCACTCAAAGTCGCCGGCGGAACCGCCAGCAGTTTGTCCCAGTCAGGGCGCCCGCTGAACAGGTCGCCGTCCCACCAGACATCGCCGGCTTCCAGGGCGGCCTGCTCGGTGGCGGACAGCCGTGGTTTGATTTTTCTGAACAATTTCAACAGCGGGCGGGTGAGGACCTGCTTGCGGACCTGAGCTAAGTTCAGCACCAGCGCAATCAGGATGAAGAGGCTCCAGACGATGACCAGAACCGGGCTGCTCCAGTGCCAGCCGGCGAAAAACAGCATGCCGGCTACCACCGCCGTATGTATGGCAAGGGGGGCTTCAAAGACCAACAATATCCAGATGACGATCAGCATCAAGATGAAAAACAGCATAGAGTCCTCCCCTCAAGATGGAATTGAATGCGGGTTTAATGATCGGAAGTAGGCTACGGGCCTCCTGCTTTTAAGTATGAAGTCTGAAAAAGTGCCTGAAATTCTTTCTGTGGAAGGCTGCCGGCAGGCCTGATTCTGATCCGGAGCCTTCTTTATAAAATATCTTATGAACTGGTTGCTGTACAGGGCAGCGCTCATATTCTTTTGCGGAAGAGTCAAGAATAGGGTTTTATAAAATTGTCAAGATGACAATTTTGGTCTTAATTTTATCTCCAGATAATGTATAATCAGATTTCTGTGACACTATATGTAGTGGCTTGACTCAAATTGGAGGTATGCAGCATGGCAAAGCGTTATCGGGTGATAAAGAGAAACGGGGAGTCAGCTCCCCTGGATATAGCCAAGATTCGCAAGGTGATCCGCTGGGCGGCGGAAGGGTTGGACATTAATCCCATTAAGCTCGAATCGAATCTGGAGATTCATTTTCGCAACAATATGACGACCGGGGCCATTCATGAGACGGTCATCGAGACGTCATTGCGGTTGACCTCCATCGAGGAGCCGGACTGGCGGATTCTGGCGGCGCGGCTGAAGCTGGTCGATTTTTATAAACGGGTCCATATGGCCAGGAAGATTCCCTATGAGTACCGTTATCCGAGTTATTGCCGGACGGTGAAGGATTTTGTCGCCAAGGGGATTTACTCGCCGGTGCTGTTGGAAAAATACTCCGAAAAAGAGCTCCACAAGGCCGGCCAGTTCCTGAAACAGGAATACGATTACGATTATGATTATGCCGGGATCAGCCTGCTGATCAGGCGGTACATGCTGGAATACGATAACCGGGTGATCGAAATGCCGCAGGAGGCGCTGCTGACCATTGCTCTGCTCATCGAGCAGAATCAGCCGGGGGAGGTCCGCCTGGAGCGGGTTCGCGATACCTATGAGATGCTGGCGCGGCGCAAGATTTCCCTGGCCACGCCGATTCTGATCAACCTGCGCAAGCCCAACGGCAATCTGTCGAGCTGCTTTATCACAGCTTTTGACGACGATACCAACAGCATCTTCCATACCTTTGAGCAGGTCGGCCAGATCAGCTCAGGCGGAGGCGGGGTCGGGGTCAGCATCAGCCGGATCCGTTCGCAAGGGGCGCGAATCCGCAATTCCCTGGGCCGGGCCGGGGGGGTGGTGCCCAATGTCCGGGTGGTCAATGACATTGCCCTGTATTTCAACCAGGGGGGCAAGCGGGCCGGGGCCGTGACCGTGGCCCTGGACAGCTGGCACCTGGACATGGAGGATTTTCTTGAGTTGCAGACCGAAAACGGCGACCAGCGCCGCAAGGCCTATGATGTCTTTCCCCAGGTGGTGGTGACCGACCGCTTCATGCGGGCCGTGGAGCAGGGGGAGGACTGGTATCTGTTCGATCCCCATGAGATCCGCAGCAAATATGGCTATGAGCTGGCCGACCTGTGGGGGGATGAGTTCTCCCGGGTGCTGGATGAGCTGTATGCCGAGGTTGTGGCCGGCAAGATCGAACTGTTCGAAAAGGTCAATGCCAAGGCCCTCTATAAACAGATCATGAAGGTTCAGGTCGAGACCGGGATGCCCTATATCGCTTTCAAAGACACCATTAACCGGGCCAATCCCAATAAACATATCGGCATCATCCCCTGCACCAATCTCTGCGTGGAGTCCTATTCGGTGGTCAAACCGACCCGGATCGGTCCGCAGCGCTTCGAAAACGATACCATCAGTCGCGAGGTTGAGCCGGGTCTGGTCCATACCTGCAACCTGGTCTCCATCAATATGGCCAATGTGGCGGTCGACGAGCTGCCCGCGGTCTGCGAAACCTCGGTGCGCATCCTCGATAACTGTATCGACATCACCGATGTGCCGGTGGCCGAAGGGCAACGTCACAATGAACTGCTGCGGACCATCGGCGTGGGGATGATGGGGCTGGCCGATTATCTGGCCAAGCACGATATCCCCTATGTCGGGGCCGGTGACGCGGTTGATAAATTGGCCGAGGCCTTTGCCTATCATTGCACCTCGGCCAGCTGCGCTCTGGCCGCAGAACGTGGCCGCTACCCGCTGTTTGAGGGGAGCGACTGGTCCAAGGGGCTGATTCTCAGCCGTGAGCGCAGCTGGTTTGCGGAACACGGCAGCCTCGACTGGGATGGCCTGTTCACGCGGATTGCCGAGCACGGCATCCGCAACAGCCACATCACCGCCATCGCCCCCAACACCAGCAGTTCCATCGTCCAGGGCTGTACCGCCAGTATTCTGCCGGTGTTCAGTAAGTTTTATATCGACAACAACAGCAACGGGACCGTCCCCATTGTGCCGCCCTACATCAAGGAGAAGCTCTGGCATTATCAGGAATCCAAACACATCGACCAGCGGGTGGTGGTCGATATCGTGTCCCGCCTGCAGCGTTATATCGATACCGGTATTTCCATGGAACTGTTGTTCAACCTGAACAATAACCTCACCGCCAAAGATATCTTCCAGACCCATATGGACGCCTGGAAAAAAGGTTGCAAGGCAATCTACTATACCCGCAGTATCCAGAAGAACAGCAACATCTCTTCGAGCAAAGAGGAATGCATTTCCTGCGCCGGCTGATATAGTTTTGTTGTGCCGTCTCACGGCTGGTTTTGACGCGGCCGATCTCAAACTTTATAGTACAATATCCGGGTAGCCGCTCAGCAGCGTCCTGCACCCCCATCCCAACCTTCCCCCATCAAGGGGGAAGGTTGGGATGACTGGTGCTGTCAAAGCGGGAGTCCGCAATTGTTTAAATTTGCTTCAATCAGGAGATGATGAATGGAACCAAAGCGACTGTTTAACCCGGAAGGGGATGATTCCCTGGATGCGCGGCGGATCATCGGCGGTAACAGTACCAATATTTTCAATCTGAACAATGTCCGCTATCAGTGGGCCAACAAGATGTATCGCAACATGATGGCCAACTTCTGGATTCCGGAAAAGATCGACCTGGCTGCGGATATTGAACCCTACAAGCATCTGACGGTGGAAGAACGCCAGGCCTATGACGGCATTCTGTCGTTTCTGATTTTTCTCGACAGTATCCAGACCAACAACCTGTCGAATATCAACGACTACATCACCGCACCGGAAGTGAACCTGCTCCTCGCCATCCAGCAGTACCAGGAGGCGGTGCACAGTCAGAGCTATCAGTACATTGTCGAGTCGATCATTCCGGCCGAGCGGCGCAACAGCATCTATGATAAATGGCGCACCGACAAGGTGTTGTTCGAGCGCAACAAATATGTCGCCCAGATCTATCAGGATTTTCTCGATACCCCCTCAGACGAAGGATTTTATCGGGTGCTGATTGCCAACTATCTGCTTGAGGGACTGTATTTCTACAACGGCTTCAACTTCTTCTACAACCTGGCCAGCCGCCATCTGATGATCGGGACGTCCGAGGTGATTCGTTATATCAACCGTGACGAGCTGACCCACTGTGTGCTGTTCGAGCTGATTGTCCGGGAAATCCGCGAGCTGCGTCCCGACTTTTTCCCGCCGGAAGAGGTGGAGAAAATGTTCCGTTTTGCGGTGGGGCAGGAGATCGACTGGACCAATCATATTATCGGCGACGGAGTGCTCGGGGTCAGTGAAGAGACCACCGAGATGTATACCAAGTGGCTGGCCAACGAACGCTGGAACCGGCTCGGCTTTCCGGGGAGACTCTATGAGGGATTCGATAAGAATCCCTATCAGCACCTGGAAAAACTGGCCGATACCGAAGGGGAAGGGGATGTCAAAAGCAACTTTTTCGAAGCGACGGTGTCCGCCTATAACCAGTCTTCGGTGGTGGACGGCTGGGACGATTTCTAAACCGATTGAAAAGATCTGCCCGGGTTGCGGACCGCTTCGGTCGATAAACTCAAAGCCCCTGCTCTCAATTGAGAGCAGGGGCTTTTTTATGACAGGGAGGGTTTGCCCCTCCCTGTTCTTGGCGGTTCAAGCGGTAAAAGTGCTGAACGTTACCGTTTTACTGGCAGGTAAAGTTAGCGGCATCTTCAATTTGATCACTGGTCGCATCGGTACCGGTGAACACCGCGATTTTCGGGTAGGGGCACAGCGGCCGGGTCCGGTTCGGATCCCAGCTGTCCGGAATTTCGGTATTCTGTCCGCCGGGGTTGTTAACATCGCCCCGTGCCGTTGCGATGATCCGGTCAGGTTTGACGCCTTTCTCGACCCAATCAACCAGAGCGGAGAGGGCATCGAACTGGTCGGTGGCAATCCCGTTGCGGGAATGACTCATGCCGGGCACTCGGAAAAAGCGGACAAAGTCGGTGGCATCGCCGTCGTTGGCTTCGGTGACGGCATCGTACCAGTCGGTGGTGTCGTTGACCGAGAAGACCGGGTCGCAAGTCCCATGATAAACGATCATTTTGGCACCGCGATCACGCAACACGCTCAGGTTGGTTTCATTGACCGGGGTCATGAAGGACCAGGCGCTTTCGGTGTAGATGCCGCTGGTTTCGAAAATTTTCGGGGCATCGGTGTCCATGTTGAAATCAAGGGCGTAGCCGAGAGTGTCATCATTCACACTCGGATCTTCCGGCGGGCTCATGAAGACGAAGGCGACGGAGACCGGATCGCGATTGGTGACCGAGTTGTCGAATTCCCAGGCTGCCCAACCGCTGCTGATCAAGCCCGGATCATAGGGCCAGTCGTTATAAAGAGCCTCACCCTGGCTATTGCGGGCGCCGGAGTAAATGGCGGAGATGGCGCTCTTTTGATCTTCCGACAGGCAGGTTCCGTCACGGTCCGAGGTACAGGTCGGCACGGCGGTGAGCAGGTTGAAGCTGTTGTGGCAGCCTTCGACATCTTCGACCATGCCGTCCGTTGCACCGTCGAGGGCGTCACATTTTTCCAGGATGGCATCGGCCACCAATTGACGTTCCTCTTGAGTGAAAGCCAGGTTGAGGTTGGATGAATTGCCGGATAATGCCGGGGTAACCCCTTCCTTTTCAATGACCTTGGCATACTGTTGGGCACCGAACAGTTGAGCAATGGCCGCTTTGGGCAGGTGGAAGCCCGGTGCGCCGACCATGTAGCCGTCGTATTCTTCCGGCTCGCGGGTCGCTGCGACCATG
This genomic window from Pelobacter seleniigenes DSM 18267 contains:
- a CDS encoding acyl-CoA dehydrogenase; this translates as MLFFILMLIVIWILLVFEAPLAIHTAVVAGMLFFAGWHWSSPVLVIVWSLFILIALVLNLAQVRKQVLTRPLLKLFRKIKPRLSATEQAALEAGDVWWDGDLFSGRPDWDKLLAVPPATLSAEEQAFLDGPVNELCALLDDWEITQQRQDLPPAAWKMIKEQGFFALIIPKKYGGLEFSAMANSALITKLASRSLTAAVTVMVPNSLGPAELLMHYGTEEQRDYYLPRLARGEEVPCFALTGPNAGSDAASIPDMGVVCSGEWQGEQVTGIRLNWEKRYITLGPVATLLGLAFRLYDPERLLGGQEDIGITCALVPTDLPGIEIGQRHNPLNVPFMNGPNWGHDVFIPLEMIIGGRSGAGKGWQMLMQCLSAGRGISLPALSVGAAKLVARDTGAYAAVRRQFGLPIGRFEGIEEVLTRIAGETWLMNAARDLTCAALDQGSKPAVISGIVKQNLTERMRAVVNDGMDIEGGKGICLGPNNHLASAYQAIPIGITVEGANILTRSMIIFGQGAIRCHPWILQELRAADNPDPREALNKFDEAFFGHLGLSLRNGASALFYGLTGGYFIAVPESPQRRWFQQVTRYSTAFSLTADLLMVTLGGRLKLKEKITGRMADILSELYLLSAALKAVASGGAANQEVLLEWNCRRSIDRIQENFLAIIRNLPLPLRILLRVLIFPLGAWAAPPDDKLGGAVAATILTPGPQRDLLTAGLYLSADDQAPDRILTAAFQLAAETDALEKDLRHALKVGTLNARQADLLEQAVKQGIISAEEKERLQRARDLRQRVIAVDAF
- a CDS encoding ribonucleoside-diphosphate reductase subunit alpha produces the protein MAKRYRVIKRNGESAPLDIAKIRKVIRWAAEGLDINPIKLESNLEIHFRNNMTTGAIHETVIETSLRLTSIEEPDWRILAARLKLVDFYKRVHMARKIPYEYRYPSYCRTVKDFVAKGIYSPVLLEKYSEKELHKAGQFLKQEYDYDYDYAGISLLIRRYMLEYDNRVIEMPQEALLTIALLIEQNQPGEVRLERVRDTYEMLARRKISLATPILINLRKPNGNLSSCFITAFDDDTNSIFHTFEQVGQISSGGGGVGVSISRIRSQGARIRNSLGRAGGVVPNVRVVNDIALYFNQGGKRAGAVTVALDSWHLDMEDFLELQTENGDQRRKAYDVFPQVVVTDRFMRAVEQGEDWYLFDPHEIRSKYGYELADLWGDEFSRVLDELYAEVVAGKIELFEKVNAKALYKQIMKVQVETGMPYIAFKDTINRANPNKHIGIIPCTNLCVESYSVVKPTRIGPQRFENDTISREVEPGLVHTCNLVSINMANVAVDELPAVCETSVRILDNCIDITDVPVAEGQRHNELLRTIGVGMMGLADYLAKHDIPYVGAGDAVDKLAEAFAYHCTSASCALAAERGRYPLFEGSDWSKGLILSRERSWFAEHGSLDWDGLFTRIAEHGIRNSHITAIAPNTSSSIVQGCTASILPVFSKFYIDNNSNGTVPIVPPYIKEKLWHYQESKHIDQRVVVDIVSRLQRYIDTGISMELLFNLNNNLTAKDIFQTHMDAWKKGCKAIYYTRSIQKNSNISSSKEECISCAG
- a CDS encoding ribonucleotide-diphosphate reductase subunit beta: MEPKRLFNPEGDDSLDARRIIGGNSTNIFNLNNVRYQWANKMYRNMMANFWIPEKIDLAADIEPYKHLTVEERQAYDGILSFLIFLDSIQTNNLSNINDYITAPEVNLLLAIQQYQEAVHSQSYQYIVESIIPAERRNSIYDKWRTDKVLFERNKYVAQIYQDFLDTPSDEGFYRVLIANYLLEGLYFYNGFNFFYNLASRHLMIGTSEVIRYINRDELTHCVLFELIVREIRELRPDFFPPEEVEKMFRFAVGQEIDWTNHIIGDGVLGVSEETTEMYTKWLANERWNRLGFPGRLYEGFDKNPYQHLEKLADTEGEGDVKSNFFEATVSAYNQSSVVDGWDDF
- a CDS encoding tannase/feruloyl esterase family alpha/beta hydrolase, producing the protein MVKRQRLSCFKGICGCLLLLPLLTLISCSDNDDKHSSSLPQLSAAESSQLLTCTDLAGQFSFANTEITAVETVAAGTLTVGGHDIAEHCLVTGKMNERASWVNTAVEDASYAISFEMRLPVDWNGRFFYQGNGGLDGSVKTAVGAVSGGGYLTNALDMGFAVISSDAGHSGNSPFFGLDPQARLDYGYNAVASLTPMAKALITAAYGRGPDRSYIGGTSNGGRHTMVAATREPEEYDGYMVGAPGFHLPKAAIAQLFGAQQYAKVIEKEGVTPALSGNSSNLNLAFTQEERQLVADAILEKCDALDGATDGMVEDVEGCHNSFNLLTAVPTCTSDRDGTCLSEDQKSAISAIYSGARNSQGEALYNDWPYDPGLISSGWAAWEFDNSVTNRDPVSVAFVFMSPPEDPSVNDDTLGYALDFNMDTDAPKIFETSGIYTESAWSFMTPVNETNLSVLRDRGAKMIVYHGTCDPVFSVNDTTDWYDAVTEANDGDATDFVRFFRVPGMSHSRNGIATDQFDALSALVDWVEKGVKPDRIIATARGDVNNPGGQNTEIPDSWDPNRTRPLCPYPKIAVFTGTDATSDQIEDAANFTCQ